GCATGCAGTACCAACTCTGATATATACTCCTTGCATTGCTTGATCTTCAAACATAGCCATTTGCATACCAAGGAAACAAAGATGCCATCAGTAAGGTTGAATAGGGAATTCAATATGTAAAGATAACTGCAGAAAGCAATGGGTGTACCTCTTTTTCCTGGTCTGCCTTTTCCTTTTCTAGAGTCCTTATACATCTTTTTGCTTCAATAAATTCCAGTAATCTATCATCTATTATCCTGCATGCGAATACAAATCCCCTTAACCCAGCTGATCTTTTGAACAGACAATAGGGCTAGgctcctatgttagttttgcactatttgaaaaatgatggtgactcatcctcctcaaagTTAGGACTGGTGTAGAGCtacccagaccatccaaattacgGGTTCCAttgatggagcatatctctaaaatcacactgattgagcAATCCTGATTATCCCAGTAATGGCAATAAAATGGTTGATTAAAACTAAAATAGTGAATTTTCCAAAttgaaagggaaaataaaatGGCTAATATCATCTTTTCAGTACAAAATTTTGGTTACACTCCCCACAGTTAGGTCAGTGATATGGAAAGTGTCATACGACTATGCCAGGTATATGGTTGAAGAGTCGCCACCATTTTTTAAGTGGTGCAAAATTAAATTATGAGTCGCCCCAGCAAATATTTGATGCATTTTTTAAATTTGACTAGCAAGCTTTTCCACCTTGACATTTGACATTCCACTCTTTCCTCCACGCTTGAATTTTCCGCATCGAAGTTTTCAGTGACATTCTCCACTGTCATCATTCTTTGTCTCAGAGCTTGGAGTTCCAGTTCTAAATCTTCTCTCATCAAACGATGTCTTTCTACATCGTCTCCCATCTCATACACCTGAAGATAAAACATGGAGAATTTCAGCAAACTATTCAAGCTTTATTCAGTAGTCTGAAAATGTGGAAAGGACTCAGATAGTTGTGAGCATATCAGCAACTCCCACTAGATAAAAGTTCAGACTACGCCAAGTTGCAGACTACAGATTAAAAATGTACAGATATGAGATAACTGCATATAGCACTGATATTTGATTAGCTCCAATGTTACAGAGATCCTTTAGACCTTGCTCCTCCTTTGGCGAGTGAAGAAGCATGGTTAGCAAGAATAATTATCATTCATAGAGGCATGCTTATGACATGTAAAACTCACACACATCCGTGTGACATATAGCACATGTCTGGCATCTGGAACACTCATTTGGCAGGTCCTATCATGGATGGTACATAAGATCAATCATAAcactaatcagatgatcctaacaatTTGACTGGCAGAGTGATGGTAAAGGGTGACAGTTCAAACTGCCAAACAATGGTTCACATCAGTGGAAGAAGTTATCTAGAGAAATTGGCAGCATCCAACAGGAATATTTTTAGGCCACGATGTATCCATCATGGGACCCTCTTGATATGCAGTGAGGATTTCATATACATGTACTACATCTCCATGGATGCATGTGACTCTCCTTTTTCATTAATAATATTTATACAAAGGCAATTCAGGAAAATCCTAGTGGGCCCATAGGTAAGACAGATTTACCTTTCTCTCTAGTACATTTATGGTACGTTCAAGCTCCTCAACAGAACGTTCAAGAATCTTAACCTCCTCTTCCTTCTGTTCAGCATATACTTTACTTACCTCCGCAACCTGAAAGAACAAATCCATGTTCAGTTACAAAGAAGCAACAGGAAGACAGATGAAACATAAAATGAGTTAAAAGTAAGCATTCCATCTTAAATACAACCTGACGAGCTTCGACAGCAATGGCTTCATTCTCATCAGCTAAAGCATTCGACATTTCAAGCTTATCATTTAGGGAGACCACCTCTTCTTGGAGTCGATCCCTCTCATTCGTCACCCTTGTCAATTTATCCTCAATCTCTGCAATGGAAGAGAGGAAACTTTCCTCGATGGAAGAAGCCATCCGGAGAATTTCTCTCTCCAGACCTTTGACAACATTCTCCTTTTCTTCCAACAGCGCTTCAGCATCGGTCTTTTTAACATAGACATCTTCCAACAGGAGTCTTAACTCAGTGTTATCATTCGAGAGCATGTCCAATGTTTCTTTGGCttgctcaatttcagattttgaaCTAGAGAGTGCAGCTTCCGTATCAGCTAGCTGAGCTTCGAGGTCTTTGTATCGAACCAAAGTCTCATCAAGTAGAGTGGTTTTGATAGCAAGTTCATGCCGGACCTTGCTCAGAGCAGCTATCATCTCCTCTGTTTCATCTTTTATGTCCTTGACATTGGATGTTGACTCCTGTAATAATCTAAAATCAAAGAGCAGCCCTTCTAGAAGATATTCCTTCCGGGCTAACTCCCTCTTAAGAGACAGATTCTCCAATATCACATCTGTCTGCCCAACCCCATCCTCCAGTGGTCTTGCTAGAAGGCTGTACGCTCTCTCCTCAATGCTGCATATACCTTGATAGAGTATCTCAAGGAAAGAGGCATTAAATGTGTTTTCAGTTTCAACATGCACCCCAGAGCGGATGAAGCCCGTTAAATAAGATAGCTTATCCCCAAGCTCTTTGATTGCTTGGATTGAGTGATGGCCATATTCAGATCTTGTTTCTGGACAGTTCAAAAGCCCTGTCTCCATTTTTCTGACATGCATGAGCATTCCACTATCTTTGTCATTTGAACTTTTATGCACACCCCCTCTACGTGAAAGAGGCAATTCAGGATTATCCTTCGCTTCAGTTATTACAGCAATCATCTGAGCACATCGAGCCTTAAGATCTTGGATGCCAGCAAGCAGAACCTCTCCATCAATTGCCACACCTCCTGCCTCAGGTTTTCTTGCTTCAATCTCATTCAATGTAGGGCCCATTATATGGTTCTGAATTTTGTGATGCAGGAATCCAAGCTCCTCAAACATGCTGGAATGAGAAGTGTTCGTTGACGATATTAACCCCTTACTATCAAACAGTTGTGCTGCAATAGCACCAGCCTTTGCATTCCGGTTTCTGATCAGACAGTCTGCACCATCTGAAATTATGTGAAATGGGGCCAACTCTTTGTCGAACTTTTCTAAATAAGCCAGATGTTTGGTGATGGCTTCTTTTATCAACAATATATCATGTGTTAACTCTGatttttctttctccaatttttctaCTCTTTCTATTGAACGTTTTAAGTCTGATGAAAGATACGCCCTCTCACAATTCACAGAATCTGCACAAGCAAGAGATCCAACAGCAATGTGGACTGTTTGGAATACCTTACTGACTCCTGAACCAGATAATCCATGCTTCGAGTGTTCTGTCTGAACCTCTTCTCCCTTACCGTTCATGATAATGCTGCCCACAGTGCTTAGCACTGAACAGGATTTGTTCTGTCCATCATGAAGATATCTAGAATCTACTTTTAAAATTTCCTCAGACAAGGCTCCTATGTGACATTGATGTTGCACAAACAGAGTAAATTCTTTCTCCATTATCTTAGACCATATACCTTCAAGCCACAATCTTGAGGTACCAATGCAGTTCAGTAACACCTCCCCTGAGGAAAAAATATCAGAAGATATTGTCTTAAGTTCCTCCTCTACATTCAACTGCATTTGTAGAAAAGATCCTTCAAGTGAAGACAATGCATCTGCAATTTCCGCTGGAATAGCCTGAATTTGGTCCCGTAAGAATCCAAGCTCTTCTTCTTTCAGTTGAATAGAAGCCTTTAGCTGCCAAACTTCCTCGATCAAGGTGTCCCTCTCTGTCATCAGCTCTTTGCCAGCTTGCTTCCACCTATTTGTCTTGTTCTTTGCATTTTCATTTACTTTCAACAATGCGTTTAGCATGAGGTCAGCTTCTTTGATGGTTTCTTGGGCCTCCTCAAATTTCAGAAGCAAACAGTTGGCTTGCTTCATCTTCTCTTCAGCAACTAGCTTCGCATCATTGAGCTTGAAACACATCTGTTACAAGAATTTAAAAAGAATAAAGGTCAATTTCATGCTACCATATGTTCTACATCATATGCTTATGATCATTAATGTTGTTATTGCCGGTGCTTCTATCATCATTAGTTCATTAccattattcttattattattactattgttgTTGTCGTCATGATTGCTGCTGTTACTACTACTACTATTATTAAGAGCTAGTGGCAGTGCTGCTGCAGTTGTGCCATTCTTTAAATGGTTACAGACATAGatgttatcatataaatgataagGCTGCGATTGACCTATTATCTTCCTTTAGTTTCACAAACGAATCAATACAGAAATTCTAATTCTGAAAGGAACCATAAAAATACTGTAGAACAATCGAATGTCAGATAAGTTTCCATGTTTAAATTCCATGTATACCTCTCTTGTTTTGCAGCAGCCTGCTTCAGCTTCCACCATCCTTCGCTCAAATTTTTGCGGAAGTTGACCCATTGCCAGCATAGCAAGCTGACTAGATTCTTGCCTGTGATCCACTTCTAATTGGGGATTGTTGGTTCCACCATCAAGTGAATCATAGAAATACGTTTCTCGTGCATTAGGATGTGTTGCCACTTCTTTGCCATCAATAAGTGTGCTCAATTGAATATGTATTTCCAACAAGCTACTGAATGCAGACTCCACCTCTTCCCTCAAACAGAGTATCTCCGCATCATCATGAGTTAAATTACTCACATGACCTTGGAACTCTAGCATGTCATGGTCACCAGGAATAAATGTTGAGTCCCTTTCGAGGAGTAAATCCTGGTTTCGCTCAACTAACTTCCCTGAACAACCAGTATCAGAAATAGATGATGAAGATTCATCTGATTCATCCTTCCCATCAGTATCTGTTAGAGAAAGATCAAAGTCTGAAACTGAAGGATCAGCAATTGATGCTTCTGATATTGTCTTCATCTACAAGTAAAACATTGGACAACTAGTTATAAAGCTGAAATTCAAAGAAATAAACTTGTTCATAATGATTCAGTGAATAAAGTGGCAAGTGGTGCTAGCCCACCCCATGAAATGAGGGAGTAGCCCCCATATTGCATTGAAGATTGTTTCGGGTCCAACTGAAACACATGGAACTACAATCAGGGATATGGTATATGGTCATTATCATGAGTAAAATCGCGCCACCCCACTTTTGTAATTCCTTCTATATTGAATTGGGTAAATGCAATTGAGTTTGATTTAGCATCCAGTCAGATGGTTAAATAATTTACGATGTTCAGAAAGATGGAGTTGTTCTCACCATCTCCTCAGTGCCATGGTCATTGCTGCAGACTTCATATTTCGGCTGAGACAATCTGCTCTTACAAACCTTGCAAACCAGCATATTCAAGCCCACCATTGCCGGGGCCCCCTCCTTTGCTGAATACCCATACATATTAAAGAGTGTGTCAATGCCAGTTTTGAGGGCATCCAGTTTTGCGTTTGTTTTGGCAAGTTCGTTTCTTATAAATTGCATCAGGGCATACTGAATTTCGGGATTACTAGACTCAGAAGCTTCAAATGATGGAAAATCTActgaaaaatctgaaaactttGAACTTCCTTCTTTCAACTccatgaattttttcttcatggCACAGACTTCATTAGTTAAATCTTGAACCATTTGCCGGACTGCAGAAGAAGTATCAAGTATGTCGGATAGGAGGGCAGACAAATACTTCTCGGTATCCATGAAAGATGCATAAATGGCATTCTCAGAATCCAATACTctttgccttgccatctcaactTGAACCCTGATTTCTCCTAGTGCCTGACCATTTGGATCAGCATTAATATCTTGGGCTCTGTCACTATTTGCAATGGTCATCTCATGCAGCCTTTTGACTGTTAAGAATGCAGCATTGGCCCGTTTTTCTGCTTCAATTATCTGATCCtccttatttttaagtttactctCCAAGTTATATATTGttgacattttctcattcagCAGCATTCTTAACTGGATTGCTTCTTTTGCATTTTCATCGCTCTCCAGCTGCTGAACTTCACT
This DNA window, taken from Magnolia sinica isolate HGM2019 chromosome 14, MsV1, whole genome shotgun sequence, encodes the following:
- the LOC131225248 gene encoding kinesin-like protein KIN-12F isoform X3 yields the protein MNSESSRSHSVFTCVIESRWEKDSMAHIRFGRLNLVDLAGSERQKSSGAEGERLKEAANINKSLSTLGLVIMTLVDVAHGKQRHVPYRDSRLTFLLQDSLGGNSKTTIIANVSPSICSANETLSTLKFAQRAKLIQNNAKVNEDASGDVMALQQQIQQLKEQLTFLKHQNVSRYLSHHLPSYDQVNFGDLQLDYDSSLEENVPSAFNHPSLPNKKMKYLESTLAGALRREKIAETTIRRLEAEIEHMNRLVNQREEDAQRTKMLLRFREEKIRRLELLADGLFSADEYLMEENNALSEEIQLLQARIDRNPELTRFAMENIRLIEQLRMFQDFYEQGERETLLAEVSELRDQLLEVLKWRYDQSPLPSRRTSQDEIEVEQAASSAAQERKPLNMEVDSTLEELEDCRKSLAACLETNARLTREVDDLRCQLKKYSDCKETSLHTVDSLSKDSDPVKTMNAHSSVELIPVRTEPEDGAASFGQEKDKLTQIENDQHTGDIETLQSRDAQKELMDARYLAEALESQQVQLIEELDNLRQENSRYLELLRNKDHAVSLPMVSLQIHGELSERHEKSLDLGHQDANWMMECGGITKSALQEKLERMKRDLEEARMLNCQYQYDQSSQLSHQHDIEQVREEVEVETAKAILYLQEELATLHREVDSRNESESSAIRHSWCLKTENQELQGRLCIMTQENIKLKNAIAARDNEISALTKEWEKAMFDLTSFLVDGCQSLEDASDQIGSIVNSFSHRKFLIGEKVERAMKVFIKKEKIILDLQKRLEDAQKLGLEMKQKLSSLKGATLAISEVQQLESDENAKEAIQLRMLLNEKMSTIYNLESKLKNKEDQIIEAEKRANAAFLTVKRLHEMTIANSDRAQDINADPNGQALGEIRVQVEMARQRVLDSENAIYASFMDTEKYLSALLSDILDTSSAVRQMVQDLTNEVCAMKKKFMELKEGSSKFSDFSVDFPSFEASESSNPEIQYALMQFIRNELAKTNAKLDALKTGIDTLFNMYGYSAKEGAPAMVGLNMLVCKVCKSRLSQPKYEVCSNDHGTEEMMKTISEASIADPSVSDFDLSLTDTDGKDESDESSSSISDTGCSGKLVERNQDLLLERDSTFIPGDHDMLEFQGHVSNLTHDDAEILCLREEVESAFSSLLEIHIQLSTLIDGKEVATHPNARETYFYDSLDGGTNNPQLEVDHRQESSQLAMLAMGQLPQKFERRMVEAEAGCCKTREMCFKLNDAKLVAEEKMKQANCLLLKFEEAQETIKEADLMLNALLKVNENAKNKTNRWKQAGKELMTERDTLIEEVWQLKASIQLKEEELGFLRDQIQAIPAEIADALSSLEGSFLQMQLNVEEELKTISSDIFSSGEVLLNCIGTSRLWLEGIWSKIMEKEFTLFVQHQCHIGALSEEILKVDSRYLHDGQNKSCSVLSTVGSIIMNGKGEEVQTEHSKHGLSGSGVSKVFQTVHIAVGSLACADSVNCERAYLSSDLKRSIERVEKLEKEKSELTHDILLIKEAITKHLAYLEKFDKELAPFHIISDGADCLIRNRNAKAGAIAAQLFDSKGLISSTNTSHSSMFEELGFLHHKIQNHIMGPTLNEIEARKPEAGGVAIDGEVLLAGIQDLKARCAQMIAVITEAKDNPELPLSRRGGVHKSSNDKDSGMLMHVRKMETGLLNCPETRSEYGHHSIQAIKELGDKLSYLTGFIRSGVHVETENTFNASFLEILYQGICSIEERAYSLLARPLEDGVGQTDVILENLSLKRELARKEYLLEGLLFDFRLLQESTSNVKDIKDETEEMIAALSKVRHELAIKTTLLDETLVRYKDLEAQLADTEAALSSSKSEIEQAKETLDMLSNDNTELRLLLEDVYVKKTDAEALLEEKENVVKGLEREILRMASSIEESFLSSIAEIEDKLTRVTNERDRLQEEVVSLNDKLEMSNALADENEAIAVEARQVAEVSKVYAEQKEEEVKILERSVEELERTINVLERKVYEMGDDVERHRLMREDLELELQALRQRMMTVENVTENFDAENSSVEERVECQMSRIIDDRLLEFIEAKRCIRTLEKEKADQEKEIKQCKEYISELVLHAEAQASQYQEKYKTLEDMVRESKADPLTANITASTTNKMERSSTRSRGSGSPFKCISSLVQQMNSEKEQELKVARLRIEELEALAASRQKEICMLNARLARTENMTHDVIRDLLGVKLDMTSYANLIDQQQLQKLAEQAQQQTEESNAKEQEILQLRKQINDFIEERESWIEEINQRQVEVLDAQLTVEQHQQRDQLLTAQNEMLKIDKANLKRKIAELDEMVKKLFGSQDIQKRVQQPTKIKENSFLRIGKDELSKRLAHSEKLLSRVNDELAQYRKSSGKDPCITIDKDRRLLNKP
- the LOC131225248 gene encoding kinesin-like protein KIN-12F isoform X2 translates to MLKTLRNTRKIAATHMNSESSRSHSVFTCVIESRWEKDSMAHIRFGRLNLVDLAGSERQKSSGAEGERLKEAANINKSLSTLGLVIMTLVDVAHGKQRHVPYRDSRLTFLLQDSLGGNSKTTIIANVSPSICSANETLSTLKFAQRAKLIQNNAKVNEDASGDVMALQQQIQQLKEQLTFLKHQNVSRYLSHHLPSYDQVNFGDLQLDYDSSLEENVPSAFNHPSLPNKKMKYLESTLAGALRREKIAETTIRRLEAEIEHMNRLVNQREEDAQRTKMLLRFREEKIRRLELLADGLFSADEYLMEENNALSEEIQLLQARIDRNPELTRFAMENIRLIEQLRMFQDFYEQGERETLLAEVSELRDQLLEVLKWRYDQSPLPSRRTSQDEIEVEQAASSAAQERKPLNMEVDSTLEELEDCRKSLAACLETNARLTREVDDLRCQLKKYSDCKETSLHTVDSLSKDSDPVKTMNAHSSVELIPVRTEPEDGAASFGQEKDKLTQIENDQHTGDIETLQSRDAQKELMDARYLAEALESQQVQLIEELDNLRQENSRYLELLRNKDHAVSLPMVSLQIHGELSERHEKSLDLGHQDANWMMECGGITKSALQEKLERMKRDLEEARMLNCQYQYDQSSQLSHQHDIEQVREEVEVETAKAILYLQEELATLHREVDSRNESESSAIRHSWCLKTENQELQGRLCIMTQENIKLKNAIAARDNEISALTKEWEKAMFDLTSFLVDGCQSLEDASDQIGSIVNSFSHRKFLIGEKVERAMKVFIKKEKIILDLQKRLEDAQKLGLEMKQKLSSLKGATLAISEVQQLESDENAKEAIQLRMLLNEKMSTIYNLESKLKNKEDQIIEAEKRANAAFLTVKRLHEMTIANSDRAQDINADPNGQALGEIRVQVEMARQRVLDSENAIYASFMDTEKYLSALLSDILDTSSAVRQMVQDLTNEVCAMKKKFMELKEGSSKFSDFSVDFPSFEASESSNPEIQYALMQFIRNELAKTNAKLDALKTGIDTLFNMYGYSAKEGAPAMVGLNMLVCKVCKSRLSQPKYEVCSNDHGTEEMMKTISEASIADPSVSDFDLSLTDTDGKDESDESSSSISDTGCSGKLVERNQDLLLERDSTFIPGDHDMLEFQGHVSNLTHDDAEILCLREEVESAFSSLLEIHIQLSTLIDGKEVATHPNARETYFYDSLDGGTNNPQLEVDHRQESSQLAMLAMGQLPQKFERRMVEAEAGCCKTREMCFKLNDAKLVAEEKMKQANCLLLKFEEAQETIKEADLMLNALLKVNENAKNKTNRWKQAGKELMTERDTLIEEVWQLKASIQLKEEELGFLRDQIQAIPAEIADALSSLEGSFLQMQLNVEEELKTISSDIFSSGEVLLNCIGTSRLWLEGIWSKIMEKEFTLFVQHQCHIGALSEEILKVDSRYLHDGQNKSCSVLSTVGSIIMNGKGEEVQTEHSKHGLSGSGVSKVFQTVHIAVGSLACADSVNCERAYLSSDLKRSIERVEKLEKEKSELTHDILLIKEAITKHLAYLEKFDKELAPFHIISDGADCLIRNRNAKAGAIAAQLFDSKGLISSTNTSHSSMFEELGFLHHKIQNHIMGPTLNEIEARKPEAGGVAIDGEVLLAGIQDLKARCAQMIAVITEAKDNPELPLSRRGGVHKSSNDKDSGMLMHVRKMETGLLNCPETRSEYGHHSIQAIKELGDKLSYLTGFIRSGVHVETENTFNASFLEILYQGICSIEERAYSLLARPLEDGVGQTDVILENLSLKRELARKEYLLEGLLFDFRLLQESTSNVKDIKDETEEMIAALSKVRHELAIKTTLLDETLVRYKDLEAQLADTEAALSSSKSEIEQAKETLDMLSNDNTELRLLLEDVYVKKTDAEALLEEKENVVKGLEREILRMASSIEESFLSSIAEIEDKLTRVTNERDRLQEEVVSLNDKLEMSNALADENEAIAVEARQVAEVSKVYAEQKEEEVKILERSVEELERTINVLERKVYEMGDDVERHRLMREDLELELQALRQRMMTVENVTENFDAENSSVEERVECQMSRIIDDRLLEFIEAKRCIRTLEKEKADQEKEIKQCKEYISELVLHAEAQASQYQEKYKTLEDMVRESKADPLTANITASTTNKMERSSTRSRGSGSPFKCISSLVQQMNSEKEQELKVARLRIEELEALAASRQKEICMLNARLARTENMTHDVIRDLLGVKLDMTSYANLIDQQQLQKLAEQAQQQTEESNAKEQEILQLRKQINDFIEERESWIEEINQRQVEVLDAQLTVEQHQQRDQLLTAQNEMLKIDKANLKRKIAELDEMVKKLFGSQDIQKRVQQPTKIKENSFLRIGKDELSKRLAHSEKLLSRVNDELAQYRKSSGKDPCITIDKDRRLLNKP